A portion of the Rhodopseudomonas sp. BAL398 genome contains these proteins:
- a CDS encoding tyrosine-type recombinase/integrase encodes MALTALQVKNAKPGDKLTDGGGLRLDVDRNGNRAWVFRYTSPVTSKERYAGLGSAGDVSLAQARDAAQEARALIRKGLDPIEHRKEQRQAAKVEASRSITFKAYAEQFISGREVGWRNDKHRQQWRNSLRDYAYPVIGHLAVAEVDTAAVLKVLRPIWSALPETARRVRGRIEAILNSAKAEGLRTGENPALWRGHLDQVGLAKRRKSDVKHHPALPYAEMPQFWKSLVTDTSDTARMLRWIVLTACRFNEARDMDGAEVSGDLWTVPAIRMKAERPHVVPLTPLAIAQLPFRPVSDVSLSSCIKRHTATPATTHGMRSTFRDWAGDCTSFPRDVAEAALAHVVGDETEAAYRRSTALAKRRELMAAWANYCTKDSVNVR; translated from the coding sequence ATGGCACTGACAGCGCTCCAGGTTAAGAATGCGAAGCCCGGCGACAAGCTGACGGACGGCGGCGGGCTGCGGCTTGACGTTGATCGGAATGGCAACCGGGCTTGGGTGTTCCGGTACACCTCCCCCGTGACCAGCAAAGAGCGCTACGCCGGGCTGGGCTCGGCAGGCGACGTATCGCTAGCCCAAGCGCGGGATGCCGCCCAAGAGGCCCGAGCGCTGATCCGCAAGGGCCTTGATCCGATCGAACATCGCAAGGAACAGCGGCAGGCGGCAAAGGTCGAGGCGTCCCGATCGATCACCTTCAAGGCGTATGCCGAGCAGTTCATTTCGGGCCGTGAGGTTGGATGGCGGAACGACAAGCACCGCCAGCAATGGCGCAACAGCCTTCGCGATTACGCCTATCCGGTCATTGGCCATTTGGCCGTCGCGGAGGTGGACACCGCTGCGGTGCTAAAAGTGCTTCGGCCGATATGGTCGGCCTTGCCAGAGACAGCCCGGCGCGTGAGGGGCCGAATTGAAGCCATCTTGAACAGCGCCAAGGCCGAAGGACTGCGCACTGGCGAAAACCCGGCACTGTGGCGCGGCCACCTAGATCAAGTCGGATTGGCCAAACGCCGGAAGTCTGATGTGAAACACCACCCGGCTTTGCCCTATGCGGAAATGCCTCAATTCTGGAAATCGTTGGTCACTGACACGTCCGACACCGCGCGCATGTTGCGCTGGATTGTTCTGACCGCCTGCCGTTTCAACGAGGCCCGCGACATGGACGGCGCCGAAGTGAGCGGCGACCTGTGGACCGTGCCGGCGATTCGCATGAAGGCCGAACGTCCGCACGTCGTACCACTGACGCCTCTGGCGATCGCTCAGTTGCCGTTCCGACCTGTAAGCGACGTGTCGCTTTCATCTTGTATTAAGCGGCACACTGCCACCCCGGCAACGACGCATGGTATGCGATCGACGTTTCGCGATTGGGCTGGCGACTGCACATCCTTCCCGCGCGACGTCGCCGAAGCGGCGCTGGCGCATGTTGTCGGTGACGAAACCGAGGCCGCATACCGGCGAAGCACTGCACTGGCGAAGCGTCGCGAGTTGATGGCGGCTTGGGCGAATTACTGCACTAAAGATTCCGTTAACGTCCGCTAA
- a CDS encoding helix-turn-helix transcriptional regulator, with protein MKSLSIDDWCNAHGLSRSFFYALQARGEGPRTFKVGRCTRISQAANDEWLAAREAASSEVVA; from the coding sequence ATGAAATCCCTATCGATTGACGACTGGTGCAATGCTCACGGCCTGTCACGGTCATTCTTCTATGCACTGCAAGCGCGTGGCGAAGGTCCCCGCACGTTCAAGGTCGGACGCTGCACCCGCATTTCGCAGGCGGCCAATGATGAGTGGCTCGCCGCGCGTGAAGCCGCAAGTAGCGAGGTGGTGGCATGA
- a CDS encoding AAA family ATPase has product MKELKPIRGLRAASQPPAPVYPVPTQPTVVRMEPATPKPQPKLIQSSGEFVANFLAPSYLLDGIVQRHFCYSLTAATGAGKTAIALRLAAHVGLGRKLGDREVEKGRVLYFASENSVDVQARWIAMAEHCAFDVNTIDVHFVSGACKLSEIAEQITVEATALGELALVVIDTSAATFEGTDENSNVDSLQHAKRMRSLTELKGAPTVLVLCHPVKSATNDNLLPRGGGSFIAEIDGNLCARKSDSAVELHWAGKFRGMDFAPILFRLDTVTAERLKDGRGRSMPTVMATPMDDAGKDAMAVAARTDEDMVLRAIDGNPGASSNELAKVLDWKMRDGRPYGMRVRRASEKLAGDGLIGKHRGEWTLSARGEKELNRLDKRATGTNGLNSLVSILPQMPPKPMP; this is encoded by the coding sequence ATGAAGGAGCTAAAGCCGATCCGGGGGCTTCGTGCGGCGAGCCAGCCGCCCGCGCCTGTCTATCCTGTGCCGACGCAACCGACGGTGGTCAGGATGGAACCGGCGACGCCGAAGCCACAGCCGAAACTGATTCAGTCCAGCGGCGAGTTCGTGGCCAATTTCCTTGCCCCGTCCTACCTGCTGGACGGCATCGTCCAGCGGCATTTTTGCTACAGCCTGACCGCGGCGACCGGTGCCGGCAAAACGGCAATTGCGCTGCGGCTCGCCGCCCATGTCGGACTTGGCCGCAAGCTTGGGGATCGCGAAGTGGAAAAGGGGCGGGTGCTCTACTTTGCATCTGAGAACAGCGTTGACGTGCAAGCCCGCTGGATTGCGATGGCCGAGCACTGCGCATTTGACGTCAACACCATCGACGTTCATTTCGTGTCGGGGGCGTGCAAGCTATCCGAGATCGCAGAACAGATTACAGTGGAGGCAACTGCGCTCGGTGAATTGGCCTTGGTCGTGATCGATACATCGGCGGCGACGTTCGAGGGCACGGACGAAAACAGCAACGTGGACTCGCTGCAACATGCCAAGCGGATGCGCAGCCTGACTGAGTTGAAAGGGGCTCCAACGGTCCTGGTCCTGTGCCATCCTGTGAAAAGCGCTACCAACGACAACCTGCTGCCCCGTGGTGGCGGATCGTTCATAGCCGAAATCGATGGCAACCTGTGCGCACGCAAAAGCGATTCAGCCGTGGAGCTTCATTGGGCCGGCAAGTTTCGTGGGATGGACTTTGCGCCGATCCTGTTCCGGCTCGACACTGTGACTGCGGAGCGGCTCAAGGACGGACGGGGGCGCTCTATGCCGACCGTGATGGCAACCCCGATGGATGACGCTGGCAAGGATGCTATGGCGGTCGCGGCGCGTACCGATGAGGACATGGTGTTGCGGGCGATCGACGGAAATCCGGGGGCATCATCGAACGAACTGGCAAAGGTGCTGGATTGGAAAATGCGGGACGGGCGGCCCTATGGTATGCGCGTGCGCAGGGCATCGGAGAAGCTTGCAGGTGACGGGCTGATCGGGAAGCACCGCGGCGAGTGGACGCTAAGTGCGCGCGGGGAGAAGGAATTGAACCGCCTGGACAAGCGCGCGACCGGAACAAATGGCCTGAACAGCCTTGTTTCGATCCTGCCCCAAATGCCGCCAAAACCGATGCCAT